One window of the Macaca thibetana thibetana isolate TM-01 chromosome 13, ASM2454274v1, whole genome shotgun sequence genome contains the following:
- the FAM110C gene encoding protein FAM110C, with the protein MRALAALNTSARERLLPRDPAAPRDPDAARPARRSAVERLAADRAKYVRGRPGTGRGVASEGSGPGAIKCPGNDPGPPARAPAPVARRAIARKPLRPDSLIIYRQKCEFMRGAGADGPRASLVKKLFQGPGKDKVPVPRTGDEGKTGNPETVPTKPGAAADLAPPETPAPAARSAAPSSVPAAPPGPEPRVLRRRGLQRSQSDLSSRYSAALAESDTFFQYCGLDPEVVEALGRENFTAGSDRVTLKVRSVSVATSGSGFSRHSGGDDDGLQEEELIEQVPSTTSVIERNARIIKWLYTCKKAKETPSQEQSRTRGSKPSR; encoded by the exons ATGCGCGCCCTGGCGGCCCTGAATACGTCGGCGAGAGAGCGGCTCCTTCCCCGGGACCCCGCGGCTCCCCGGGACCCCGACGCCGCGCGGCCGGCGCGCAGGAGCGCAGTGGAGAGGCTGGCGGCGGATCGCGCCAAGTACGTGCGGGGACGGCCGGGGACTGGCCGGGGCGTCGCTTCCGAGGGCAGCGGCCCCGGGGCGATCAAGTGCCCGGGGAACGACCCTGGGCCCCCGGCCCGCGCCCCCGCCCCGGTGGCGCGCAGGGCTATTGCGCGGAAGCCGTTGAGGCCCGACTCGCTGATCATTTACCGGCAGAAATGCGAGTTCATGAGGGGAGCGGGCGCCGACGGCCCCAGGGCGAGCCTGGTGAAGAAGCTCTTCCAGGGGCCGGGGAAGGACAAGGTGCCGGTGCCCCGGACGGGAGACGAGGGCAAGACCGGGAACCCGGAGACCGTCCCGACCAAGCCTGGCGCTGCAGCGGACCTCGCGCCCCCCGAGACCCCAGCCCCAGCCGCGCGCTCCGCGGCGCCCTCCAGTGTCCCGGCCGCGCCCCCTGGCCCGGAGCCGCGGGTGCTGAGGCGTCGGGGGCTGCAGCGCTCACAGTCGGACCTCAGCTCCCGCTACTCCGCTGCCTTGGCCGAGTCTGACACCTTCTTTCAGTACTGCGGCCTGGACCCCGAGGTGGTGGAGGCCCTGGGGAGGGAGAACTTCACCGCGGGGTCGGACCGTGTGACCCTCAAGGTGCGCAGCGTGAGCGTCGCCACCTCCGGCAGCGGCTTCTCCCGGCACAGCGGCGGCGACGACGACgggctgcaggaggaggagcTGATTGagcaggtgcccagcaccacttCGGTCATCGAGAGGAACGCCCGCATCATCAAGTGGCTGTACACCTGTAAGAAGGCCAAGGAGACCCCCAGCCAGGAGCAGAGCAGGACCCGAG GAAGCAAACCTTCCCGGTGA